The Chryseobacterium shigense genome segment ATAAGGCACCTGCGGATATCATGGATATTCAGGAAAGAATTGTTTCCCGTTTCAAATGGGGACTTTCTGCTGAAATCAAATCTCCGGACCTTTCTACAAGAAGACAGATCATTGTAGACAAATTAAGCAGAGACGGAATTGTTCTTCCTGGTGATATGCTTGATTTCCTTGCTGCAGAAGCTAAGACCAATGTAAGAGAGCTTATCGGGGTAATCAACTCTGTAATTGCATACTCAACTGTTTATAAAACTGATCTGAGCCTTGAATTACTGAAAGATACGATTAATAAGATTGCTGCTAATCAGAAGAAAATCATCAATATTCCTTACATTCAGGAAGTGGTGTGCGATTATTTCGGAATTAAAAAAGAACAGCTTCTTTCAAAAACAAGAAAAAGAGAAATTGCTCTTCCAAGACAGTTGGCAATGTATTTCTCAAAAGAATTAACGAACGCTACCTTTACAAAAATCGGTGAGGAAATGGGCGGAAAAGACCATTCAACGGTAATGTATGCCTGTGATACCATTAAAGATGTATCAAAAATTGATAAAGAAGTAAAGAAGTACGTTAAAGATCTTGCAGAAAGAATTAAAAAATAGAAAATAATTTAATCTTAATAAACTGAAATGGAGAATAGTGGTATTCTTCATTTTTTATTTAGTTTTGCTGCAGAAAAGAATGATCATGAAATCCTTTAATCTTTCAATCTCTCAATTATAATAAACTGGTATGAAAATATTAATGGTCTGCCTCGGAAATATCTGCAGGAGCCCTTTAGCAGAAGGCATTATGAAGGCAAAAGTTCCGGAAAGCTATATCGTAGATTCAGCGGGAACAATTTCAATGCATGAAGGAGAGCATCCTGATAAAAGAGCAATTAAAACGGCTGCGAATCACGGGATTGATATTTCAAAACAGAAATCCAGGCCCATTACCAAAGCTGATTTTGATACCTTTGACAAGATCTATTGTATGGACATTGATGTATACGAAGATGTGATCTCAAAAGCCAGTAATGAAGAACAGCGACTGAAAATATCATTATTTTTAGAAGCTGCGGGAAATCACAAAAATGCTGAAGTTCCTGATCCGTATTGGGGAGATTTGAAAGATTTTGAAGAAGTTTTTCAATTGCTTGATACAGGTTGCAATATTATTAAGAACCAGCTGATCTCAGCTACAACTCAAAGAAAGAACTAAAAACAATACGATGCTTTTTTTACTCCCGGCTTATTTATCAGAAAACACTTCTATTACTCATTTTTCACCCGTTCTGAAGGATTATATCATGCAGACGGATTACTTTTTTGTAGAAAATGAAAAAACGGCCAGAAAAGTTATTAAATTCTTTGCTCCTGAAAAGAAACAGGCAGATCTGAAATTGTTTTTACTGGATAAATACACTGAAAATGCGGATATCAAAGAAGCTCAGACCCTGATGCTGCAAGGACAGGATTTCGGGCTCCTTTCTGAAGCTGGCCTTCCATGTATTGCAGATCCCGGAAACCTGATTGTGAAATGGTGTCATGAGAAAAATATCAGGGTGATGCCTGTTTCAGGGCCTTCATCTATTATTTTAGCTTTAATTTCCAGTGGATTTAACGGCCAGGAATTTACCTTTCATGGTTATCTTCCCATAGACAAAGGAGAAAAGAAAAAACAGATTCAGCGCCTCGAAAGCCTGGTACAGCAAACGGGATATTCCCAGATTTTCATGGAAACTCCGTACAGAAATAACCAGCTTTTCGAAGACCTTACCAAATTTTTATCTCCGAATACAAAACTCTGTATTGCTGCCAATATCAACGACCCGGAACATGAATTCATCCAGACAAAGACCATCAATGACTGGAAAAAAGCAAAACCGGAACTTCACAAAATTCCGGCAGTATTTGTCCTGGGGAAGTAGTTTTTCAGATTAATAGTTAATAAGGTAGAATTTACTTCTATTACTTTATGCCTATTTTTTTTATTCTCACAGATTTGGCAGATCGAGCAGATCCTTTTTTATGAATATTATAAATCTGCATAATTTGCTAAATCTGCAAGAGGCTAAATATTGTTAACCACTCTTTTCACACCATCCAAAATATTAGTCGTATTAAAATTAATCAGCAATCCTAACTTTTTATCCGAAAGTTTCAGATAAGTATTTAGCTGTTTAAAATGAATATCCTCTAAGCTCTTTACAGATTTAAGTTCAAGAATTACTTTATCCTCAACCAAAATATCAATTCTGAAATTAAGGTCAAATTCTTTATCATCATAAGAAATAGGAATTGCCAATTCGGACTTTACATCAAGTCCATTTTCTTCTAATTCATAAATAAGAATTTTCTGATAAACAATTTCAAGGAGACCGGGACCAAGCTTATTGTACACATTAAAGATACATTTTCTTACGATGTAAGAAATTTCGTTTTCATTCATTTGTTTGTGTTTTATCTTCTGCCAAATCTAATATTTTAAATGACTCTATTGCAAGATTTATTCTTGAGCCGCTATAAATGGCTATCAGTTAGTTCATAAAAAATCTGCATAATCTGCCCGATCTTCGGGAGCTATAAAATATTTAATTAAGCATTTCATCAACGTAACTCTTTCACAAAAAACATTTAACAGCCCTTAACATTCCCTTTGCACCATTCTTGTTTTACATCGTGTATAACACCAAAAAAAATAAATTATGTCAGACAAGAAATTAGCAGGAATCTGGATTGATACAGAAAAAGCAGTAGTTGTAAAGAATCACGATGCTCAGAATGCATTCAAATTTTTCCTTTGCAGTCCTGTGAAAGCAGAAATACAGCATGGAAATTCAAGTGAAAATGCGGCTAACAATGCAGAACGTACCAACCGGGCAAAATTTTTCAAAGAAGTGGAACATCTTCTGACCAATTCCCAGGAAGTTTATATTACAGGTCCCGGGACTATTCAGGAAGAGCTTAAGAAATATCTCCATGATACGGCTCAGTTTAAAAATCTTGATATAAAGCTGGATACAGCACAGAAAATGTCGGATGAACAGGTGCTTGAAACTGT includes the following:
- a CDS encoding low molecular weight protein-tyrosine-phosphatase; the encoded protein is MKILMVCLGNICRSPLAEGIMKAKVPESYIVDSAGTISMHEGEHPDKRAIKTAANHGIDISKQKSRPITKADFDTFDKIYCMDIDVYEDVISKASNEEQRLKISLFLEAAGNHKNAEVPDPYWGDLKDFEEVFQLLDTGCNIIKNQLISATTQRKN
- a CDS encoding SAM-dependent methyltransferase, whose translation is MLFLLPAYLSENTSITHFSPVLKDYIMQTDYFFVENEKTARKVIKFFAPEKKQADLKLFLLDKYTENADIKEAQTLMLQGQDFGLLSEAGLPCIADPGNLIVKWCHEKNIRVMPVSGPSSIILALISSGFNGQEFTFHGYLPIDKGEKKKQIQRLESLVQQTGYSQIFMETPYRNNQLFEDLTKFLSPNTKLCIAANINDPEHEFIQTKTINDWKKAKPELHKIPAVFVLGK
- a CDS encoding GxxExxY protein, whose amino-acid sequence is MNENEISYIVRKCIFNVYNKLGPGLLEIVYQKILIYELEENGLDVKSELAIPISYDDKEFDLNFRIDILVEDKVILELKSVKSLEDIHFKQLNTYLKLSDKKLGLLINFNTTNILDGVKRVVNNI